A window of the Sabethes cyaneus chromosome 1, idSabCyanKW18_F2, whole genome shotgun sequence genome harbors these coding sequences:
- the LOC128745402 gene encoding cyclin-dependent kinase 2, which translates to MPNILDYQRTEKIGEGTYGVVYKGKHIKTQRYVALKRIRLDSESEGVPSTAIREISLLKDLQHYTIVELLDVAVMDSDIYMIFEYLDMDLKKLLDKYKSSFTPKLVKSYMHQMLDAIAFCHLHRILHRDLKPQNLLIDREGHIKLADFGLARSFNFPMRPYTHEVVTLWYRAPEILLGTKFYAIGVDIWSLGCIFAEMILKRPLFPGDSEIDQLYRIFRTMGTPNESNWPGVSQLPDYKRTFPCWDKQPIPDEIGRFMAQDLFRELMIYDPTQRISARNAMAHPYFDDVELVAPGI; encoded by the exons ATGCCGAACATTCTTGACTACCAGCGCACGGAGAAAATTGGTGAGGGAACATACGGCGTTGTATATAAGGGGAAGCATATCAAAACCCAACGATATGTTGCACTCAAACGCATTAGACTAGACAG cGAGAGCGAAGGCGTTCCTTCAACGGCAATTCGAGAGATTTCTTTGCTGAAAGACTTGCAGCACTACACCATAGTAGAACTTCTCGACGTGGCTGTTATGGACTCCGATATTTACATGATCTTCGAATATTTGGATATGGATCTGAAAAAGCTGCTGGATAAGTATAAATCCTCATTTACGCCGAAACTTGTCAAAAGTTACATGCACCAAATGCTAGATGCCATTGCTTTCTGTCACTTGCATCGAATTCTACACCGAGATCTTAAGCCGCAAAATTTACTTATTGACCGAGAAGGACACATTAAATTAGCCGATTTTGGTCTAGCACGATCATTCAATTTTCCTATGCGACCATACACTCATGAGGTAGTTACGCTGTGGTATCGGGCACCGGAAATCTTGCTGGGAACTAAATTCTATGCTATCGGGGTGGACATTTGGAGTTTGGGCTGCATTTTCGCCGAAATGATCCTAAAACGACCGTTGTTCCCAGGGGATAGCGAAATCGATCAGCTGTATAGAATTTTCCGCACCATGGGAACACCGAACGAAAGTAATTGGCCCGGTGTTTCACAGCTACCAGATTACAAACGGACATTTCCCTGCTGGGATAAACAGCCAATTCCAGACGAAATCGGTCGCTTCATGGCTCAGGATTTATTCCGAGAACTGATGATTTATGATCCTACACAGCGTATTTCGGCACGGAATGCCATGGCGCATCCATACTTTGACGATGTAGAACTAGTAGCACCAGGTATATAG